The Sphingomonas alpina genome has a segment encoding these proteins:
- a CDS encoding endonuclease III domain-containing protein, whose product MQSLFDFTTRDVLRWHQSLLPMLADIDPLPRRKPIGQLVKSLISGRTRDPVSLAAYHRLRARFGSARGIAGADPRMVTQAIADVTFAPEKAEWLVTALRLIGHDRPDFCLDFLAEYALDDALAWLERLPGVGRKVAAATLNASTLRRPVLIVDGHVLRVLVRLGFVTARSDARAASEAVTAAMPNWGADDFLTLHMLLKRLGQVACRPDIPVCGMCPLRRDCPSARD is encoded by the coding sequence ATGCAGTCGCTGTTCGACTTCACGACGCGCGATGTGCTGCGCTGGCATCAGTCGCTGTTGCCGATGCTCGCCGATATCGATCCTTTGCCGCGCCGCAAGCCGATCGGCCAACTGGTCAAGTCGCTGATCAGCGGGCGGACGCGCGACCCGGTCTCGCTGGCGGCCTATCACCGGCTTCGCGCCCGCTTCGGCTCGGCGCGCGGGATTGCCGGGGCCGACCCGCGCATGGTGACGCAGGCGATCGCCGATGTGACCTTTGCGCCGGAAAAGGCCGAGTGGCTGGTCACCGCACTGCGGCTGATCGGGCACGACCGGCCGGATTTCTGCCTCGATTTCCTCGCCGAGTATGCGCTCGACGACGCGCTTGCATGGCTTGAACGGCTACCCGGCGTCGGGCGCAAGGTCGCCGCGGCGACGCTTAACGCCAGCACGCTGCGCCGGCCGGTGCTGATCGTCGACGGTCATGTCCTGCGCGTGCTCGTCCGGCTCGGCTTCGTGACCGCGCGGAGCGACGCGCGAGCGGCCAGCGAGGCCGTGACGGCGGCAATGCCCAATTGGGGCGCCGACGATTTCCTGACCCTCCACATGCTGCTCAAGCGGCTGGGCCAGGTTGCGTGCCGTCCCGATATCCCGGTTTGTGGCATGTGCCCGCTGCGACGCGATTGCCCGTCGGCACGCGATTGA
- a CDS encoding GGDEF domain-containing protein: MANTGEASAELFCRIGEFLRDNHLSPDPLHYAFAYRVLTDTHGPLARAVAHLTDGGVRLSRRDIENLGGEIGTLAPPIPTEAMVLARNEGLVAQTQMQVEGFTDIVQAMRAETEGFGRDLAASADAIRHRHHALGPETLGVDEVVRITTRMLDRVRSAETRLEAATHEATELRARLEEARDNARRDPLTNLPNRRAFEEAYAAQVATGASVCVAVCDIDHFKRVNDRFGHTIGDRVLKAIGEALCLGCEGHLVARYGGEEFAILFADVPPDAAMAALENARETVAAKRYRLRESDELLGAVTFSAGLTAAIDDEQFGTVFARADALLYAAKHAGRNLSRFG, from the coding sequence GTGGCAAACACCGGTGAAGCGTCGGCTGAGCTGTTCTGCCGCATCGGAGAGTTCCTGCGCGACAATCATCTCAGCCCCGACCCGCTTCATTATGCCTTTGCCTATCGTGTGCTTACCGATACGCACGGCCCACTGGCGCGGGCGGTGGCGCATCTGACCGATGGCGGCGTCCGCCTGTCGCGTCGCGACATCGAAAATCTCGGCGGCGAAATCGGCACGCTTGCGCCACCGATCCCGACCGAGGCGATGGTTCTCGCCAGAAATGAAGGCCTGGTCGCGCAGACCCAGATGCAGGTCGAGGGCTTTACCGATATCGTACAGGCGATGCGCGCCGAGACCGAGGGTTTTGGCCGCGACCTTGCCGCCAGCGCGGACGCGATCCGGCACCGTCATCATGCTTTGGGACCGGAGACATTGGGCGTCGATGAGGTCGTGCGCATCACGACGCGGATGCTCGACCGGGTGCGCTCGGCTGAAACCCGACTCGAAGCGGCAACGCACGAAGCAACCGAGCTTCGCGCCCGGCTGGAGGAAGCGCGCGACAATGCGCGACGCGACCCGCTGACCAACCTGCCCAATCGCCGTGCATTCGAGGAAGCCTATGCCGCGCAAGTGGCGACCGGAGCATCGGTATGTGTCGCGGTATGCGACATCGACCATTTCAAGCGCGTCAACGACCGCTTCGGCCACACGATCGGCGATCGGGTGCTGAAAGCGATCGGTGAGGCGTTGTGCCTGGGCTGTGAGGGGCATCTCGTCGCACGCTATGGCGGCGAGGAATTCGCGATCCTGTTCGCCGACGTTCCACCGGACGCCGCAATGGCAGCACTTGAGAATGCGCGCGAGACCGTCGCGGCGAAACGCTATCGTCTGCGCGAATCCGATGAGCTGCTCGGGGCCGTCACTTTTTCGGCCGGACTTACCGCTGCCATCGATGACGAGCAGTTCGGCACGGTGTTCGCACGTGCCGACGCGCTGCTTTATGCCGCAAAGCATGCCGGGCGAAATCTTAGCAGGTTCGGCTAG
- a CDS encoding alkylphosphonate utilization protein: MSENDDAFVYDEASGEWISAADARTKAGADDGAATEVRDSVGNLLADGDQVTLIKDLTVKGAGQTLKRGTLIKSIRLTGDPQEIDCRYDGIKGLVLRAEFVKKR, encoded by the coding sequence ATGTCGGAAAACGATGACGCGTTCGTCTATGACGAGGCGAGCGGCGAATGGATCAGCGCGGCTGACGCCCGGACCAAGGCCGGTGCCGATGATGGCGCCGCGACCGAAGTGCGCGATTCTGTCGGCAATCTGCTTGCCGATGGCGATCAGGTCACGCTGATCAAGGACCTGACCGTCAAAGGCGCAGGCCAGACGCTGAAGCGCGGCACGCTGATCAAATCGATTCGGCTGACCGGCGATCCGCAGGAGATTGATTGCCGCTACGACGGCATCAAGGGCCTCGTGCTTCGCGCGGAATTCGTAAAGAAGCGCTGA